ATATCATCGAAATAGCTTTAATCTGACCAAAAAGATGTTTCAAGagcatttcttttcttttctttctgagAGAATGGTCTTTTCAACATCTCAATTCTCAAGTATGAAGAATCACTAATTATTGTTCCAGATGAAAGAGGAAGATGTAATTTAGTTTTCAGTTTATGCCTTATTACAGCTGGAGATAGTGATGCAATAGACCCACGCCTATTCAGGATCAGAGATTCTATCAAATATCCAAACACAAAATATTAATTTGCATTCCTTCTAATGCAGCCTTAAACAAGTAAATAAAGCCAAAAAAATAGCAAAGCTGTCAATGAAAATAATTCCTAGATAGAATCATATGGGCATGAGCAACCCCATACAACTATAAATGTCCAGCACCAAAATATGGAATTGCTTGACCCATACTTTTGTACTCTTGATTAATCCTGATGTTCCATAATGAAACAAAAATCCATTAACTAGAATAAACATTGAGCAGTTAAACAAGCACTGTAAATAGCATTAATAATGTCAGTTTGTTCAACTTACGGGGCCATCCAACGGTAGGTTCCTGTTTCAGGTGTCATCCCCTCGGTTTTTACTTCAATCCGAGCTACTCCAAAGTCTGCTATCTTAATAGATTTATCACCAGAAATCAAGAGGTTGTCTGATTTTAGATCCCTATGAATGAACCCAAGACCATGAACATAGGCCATCCCCCTTGCAACATCCAATGCTtgcttcactgccagttttagtGGAACTGACCTGTTCTGCCTCTTTGTCAGAAACTGCCTAACTGATCCACCCTTTGCATACTCCGTCACAATGCACCAAACCATTGGCTTCCTACATGCTCCAATAAATTTAACTATATTCGGGTGCCTCAAGGTTGCAAGCATCATAACTTCTTGCACAAACTGCTGCTCCATTAACCCAGCTCTCTCTGGATCAGCCTCTGGCCTCTCCAAAAGCTTAATGGCAACATCTTCACCGTTGTAGGTACCCCTGTAGAGCTTACCAAAGGCACCCTGTGCAAAGGGCATTCCCATGTGGAGTTTTGCCAAATCTATAGTCCACTCCTCGTAATCCTTGAGTGTCTCAGTCGGGTACCTTGGGTCCATCAATGCTTGTGCGAGTGCATCATCACTCAAGGCATGAGACACCCGTCCATGACGGAAAATACTGTGCCCGCCGACTGAGTAATCGGCTCTAACAGGTCCCCTTAGGCCAGGATGATTGAGCATCCTAGTATGGGAGTCACAAGACCCTACACTACTATTGTCCACAGACATTGCAATGGAGCCACCATGTGTGCTAGTCTGCATGCTGTTAAGGCTATCAATCGACATGTTTGAGCCCTCGCCAAGCTTACAGTAGTATGCCATGTCACAAAAATTCCCACCATTGTCATGACCCCCAATACCGCCAATCATGCCGGTGAAATTGGGGCCTTCCACCATTGTGCAACAATAAAACGTTCTCCTTTTGCTTTTGTGCCTCTTCACCCCTCGTCCCCGATCTCTTGCTCACACGGTTTCCAGGAAAGACGATAGCCTGCACACAAAGAGTCCATCAGAAATAAGAACTACCTAGGGTACTAACAGAAACTACAAAGCTAAAAGATAAGGATTAGCACTAGCAGAACACCTATTATCGATGTTTCAACACTTAAAAGTACAACTTGAAACAATGGAAGCAGCAGCCGAACCCATCTCAAACGGGTTGAAATGGGGAACTTCACCACCCAAAATGCTCAGAAGCCCATGAATTGAAACAAAAAAGTTCATCAAGCATCCCCAAACCATCGGGAAAGGTACAACCCTTACAACGAATCgtcaagcccccccccccccccccccaaaaaaaaagaaaaaaagcccCAAGCCCTCAAAACCAGGCCATCTTTCGTCGCCCGAGGACCTTAAAAACCAAATCAAACACCAGGAAGCGAACCAGAGATTCCAAAATGGCTCAACTGAGACCAAATCCCAAGCTCAAACCACCTCCAGAAACTAAATCAAGCTGAAACGCGCCGCATGAAATCCCACCTCGCAAAGGCCACGGTTTCGGGCGATTCAGTGGTCGATCGGGAGGCGACAGCGGCGCTGAGGTGGGGGCAGTgtctggaggcggcggcgcgggcggaggaggcggctggGGACGGAGTCAAAGTGGGGAGACGAGGACGATGACCAGAGACCAGACACCAGAGGAAAGGAAGAGGAGCTCTCTtcgggaggggaggagagagagaagacgAAACGAGTGGAGTTGCCTctcactttctctctctcttggtaAGTGCGGGGTGTAAATTATGGGAAACTTTGGGGTTAACAGCGTGTGATTAGTGAGGCTGCGCTGCTGGGTTAGTTAGCGATTGTCTTATTATACAGGGACCTTCCTGAAGTTATTCCTTCTGCTTTCTAGATTGTGAAACACTGAAACATTTATCAATCTTTTATCTGTGAATGAGTATCATTCGGAGGTTGCATCCGCAAAACTGCACCGGTAACAGCACTACAGCAGAAGGCCACGTGACGTGAAGTCGTTGCGTCGGTAAGGTTAGCAGCAGAAGGTTCAGCTTCTGCCAGCTTTTAGTTCTCACAAACAGAAAAATCAAATAGCTAGTAGTTTTTAGAAATAGCTGTTGAGAGATAAAAGCTGgtaaaatttattattattatttgaaatTAGAAGCTAGTTTGGAGGAGTTTTTTAAGCTTTGAGTGGTCATATTCTGAaagatattatatatattatacatttatctatatcaaaaataaattaaaataacttTTCTATAAAAAACTTTTTAACTATAACTTTTAAAAGTGGTTTTTGAAAAAGTATCAACCTAACCAAATAGATCTATAATTAGGGCTTGTTTTAACTTCAGGAAGTAGAATTCAGTCTATTATGTAGCATTTTGTGAAATCTTCTTCGCACCAGATTGTAGTTAAGAG
This genomic window from Phragmites australis chromosome 7, lpPhrAust1.1, whole genome shotgun sequence contains:
- the LOC133924940 gene encoding serine/threonine-protein kinase STY13-like, whose product is MVEGPNFTGMIGGIGGHDNGGNFCDMAYYCKLGEGSNMSIDSLNSMQTSTHGGSIAMSVDNSSVGSCDSHTRMLNHPGLRGPVRADYSVGGHSIFRHGRVSHALSDDALAQALMDPRYPTETLKDYEEWTIDLAKLHMGMPFAQGAFGKLYRGTYNGEDVAIKLLERPEADPERAGLMEQQFVQEVMMLATLRHPNIVKFIGACRKPMVWCIVTEYAKGGSVRQFLTKRQNRSVPLKLAVKQALDVARGMAYVHGLGFIHRDLKSDNLLISGDKSIKIADFGVARIEVKTEGMTPETGTYRWMAPEMIQHRPYDQKVDVYSFGIVLWELITGMLPFANMTAVQAAFAVVNKGVRPTIPHDCLPTLGEIMTRCWDPNPDVRPPFTEVVRMLEHAEMEILSTVRKARFRCCISQPMTTD